The sequence TCGACGTGACGTAGACTAAACTCGTCCTTACCCAGCGCAAGCAGTAATTCCTCAAGCTTGGGAAAGCCCAGCTTGCGCGCCAGCTCTTCCAGATTAACCGCGGTCTTCCCTTCGCGTTGCAATGTTTTATCAAGCAACGCTCGTCCGGTGGAGAGCGTTTCTTGCTGTTCAATGGCGTTGAACCACGCCCGGACCTTGGAGCGGGTGCGGGTGCTGGTTGCATAACCGGGGGTCAACCAATCGCGCGACGGACCGGCCGTTCCTGCACCACTTTTAGCGGTAATGATTTCAACCGTCTGGCCGTTTTTGAGCACTGTGTTCAATGGCACCATTACGCCATCAACGCGAGCACCACGGCAATGGTGCCCAACGTCGGTATGCAAATGATAAGCGAAGTCGATTGGGGTGGCACCGTTTGGCAATTCAATGACCCGTGCCTGCGGCGTGAGGATATAAATATGCTCGTCGAGCGTGGCGGACTTTAATTTTTCCAGCCATTCACGGCGACTGTCTTCATGCTCGACGACGGCATCCGCGACTTCGCTTTTCCAGGCCAGTAATTGCCGCAGCCAGGCAATTTTCTCATCATATTTTTGCGCTGAAAAATTCGAGCCACCGGCCTCCTTATAACGCCAATGCGCAGCGACGCCATATTCAGCAAAGTGATGCATATCATTGGTGCGAATCTGCACCTCCAATGCGCGCTCATCCTCAGCCATTACAACGGTGTGCAGCGATTGATAACCATTTTGCTTCGGGCGTGAAATATAGTCGTCGAACTCTTTCGAAATCGGTACCCAAATATTGTGAACGATGCCCAATACCGTGTAGCAGGTCTTGACATCCTCGACAATAACGCGAAACGCTCGGACATCGTATAGCTCAGAAAAATCGAGCTCCTTGCCGCGCATTTTGTTCCAGATACTAAAAATATGCTTAGGTCTACCGGAGACTTCCGCTTTAATCCCGGCGGCGGCCAACTCATTCCGCAACCGCGTAATGGCGACCTCCACAAAACCTTCCCGCTCAATGCGTCGCTCTTCCAGCATCTTGGCGATGCGCTTGTATGTCGCCGGATCGATGAAACGAAACGACAGGTCTTCGAGCTCCCACTTTAATTGCCAGATACCGAGTCGATTAGCCAGCGGAGCGTACAAATCCAGCGTTTCACGCGCATATTGACTAGTCAGCTCAGTTTCCAATTTTTGCTCGGCAAAAAACCGCAGCCCGACTAACCGTGAAGCCAATCGCACCAACACCACGCGCATGTCACTCGCCATCGCTAACAGCATTTTGCGCAACGTCTCCACTTGGGTAGCTGCCTGCTGCGCCGCGTTTTTCCCCCGCATGACTTCTTGAGGTAACGCAAAGGTGAAACCATGGAGTCGCATCAACTGTCGAATTCCAACTACCAATTCCGTAATTTCTTTGCCAAACCGCGGTTCAATCATCGCCAGATTAGCAGGATCAAATAACGGCAGCTCAAATAGCAGCCCAGCGATGCGCGTCTCAACATCAGTGTTGAGCAAAGCCAATACCTTAGCGACACTTTGCGAAAATTCGAGCGCAGTTTGACCGGTCGCAACCATCTTGCCCTCATACCATGGCTCCACAAACGCCAACGCGTCGAGGACGCGAGCGCTATCTTCGGCACTTAATCCGGTACAAAGCTGCACTTGGGCGGCATTCTGAGTTGAGGCAATCGCGACCATTACTTTTACTTTTTACTTTTGTGCTGCAACGATAACAATTTCGACCAATATTTCGGGTCGGGCCAATTTGGCTTCCACGGTGGCACGCGGCGGGGAATTACCTGTCGCTACCCACTCATCCCATGCCGTATTCATACCGGAGAAATCCTTGATGTCAGCCAGATAAATCTGACACGAAAGAATGTGCTCCTTATCGCTACCAGCCTCGGCCAGCAAACGATCAATGTGACCCAGCGTTTCGCGAGTTTGTGCTTCTATATTTTGACTAACGTCTTCTGCCAATTGACCGGCAAGATAAATAGTCCCGTTATGGATAGCCACTTCTGACAATCTTTTTCCTACATGTAAACGCGTGACACTCATGGATTCTCCTTGACGCTAAAAATTGGTTTGTTTTATTTATTGACCGAACAAAAAATCGCTGACGACCGTAATTTGATCGGAGTGCAACAATGTTGGTGCATGTCCCACACCGTCGAATTCAACCAGCTTCGCCTTCGGGCCACGTTGCGTCATCGACACCGCTACATCACGCGAGAGCAGATCGGATTGTCCGCCGCGAACCAATAATGTTGGACATTGAATGGCATCATACGCCGCCCACAACATCACTTCGGCGCTCTTGAAATTTTCTACGGTCGACGTCGCAAACGGGACGGCCAGGCCCAGATCGTAATGGCGCACCCATTCTCCGCCCGCATTTTGGCGTAACACGTCGGCAGCTAATTTGTGCCACTCTACGTCTGTATGCTCTCCGAAGGGAAGAGAAATTGACTTAATATAAGCCGCACCAGCCTCGAAGGTGGGGAATCGCATATCGGCCCCGATATACGCTGCGATGCGTGTCAGCGCGCCAGGGTTGAGATTGGGGCCAACGTCATTTAGAACCAGCTTGCGGATCGGATTATCGGGCAAAGATGCCAGACCTAAACCGATCAGGCCGCCCATCGAGGTTCCTACAAGATCGACGGAAGAGGCATTTAGGCGCGCTAACAGCGTCACAATATCACTGACATATTGCGGCACAACATAAAATTGGGGATCACGCAAGCGGCCAGAGCGGCCACGACCAACAACATCTGGGCATATGACGCGATAGGTGTCGCACATTGAGCGTGCTAATTGATCAAAGTCATCAGATACGCGTGTCACACCATGAATACACAGCAATATATTGGGGTTATGCGAATCACCCCATTCTTGATACGCCATCGTATGCAAACCTGCAGGGGAAAGGCATTGGACGGTCTTGTGCGAAGCTGAAGTCATAACGGCATCCGGTTGGGCATACAAGTAAAAGCCCCTCTATTCTACCGTTGCTTGCACTAAAAAACCTGCGCTAAAGCGTAATCATGATTGCCTGAACAGATAAAGAGTGTCGAAGCTATCAATCGCGATGCTCGCCTGTGCATGACCTTTCTCTTGTTTGTTTGGGTTTTAATCCTTATTTCTTCTATGCTATCCAAAAAAAATGGGCAAAAAAAAGCACCGACAAACTTCTGTCGGTGCTGAATTGTCGTTGAATCGACTTAATGCAAGCTACTGAAATCCAGCGGTGCGCCAGTTTTTTCTATTAACTCTTCTCTTGTCACACCGGTCGCCAGCTCAACCACTTTTAAGCCTTGTGGCGTCACATCGAGCACGGCTAAATCCGTAATAATGCGATTTACTACTGCAATGCCGGTCAACGGCAAATTACATTCTTCGAGTATTTTGTGGGAAGTCGATCCATCCTTCGCCTTGGCCACGTGCTCCATGAGGACCACGACGCGCTTGACGCCTGCGACCAGATCCATCGCGCCGCCCATTCCTTTGACCATTTTTCCGGGAATCATCCAGTTAGCCAGATCACCGTTTTTAGACACCTGCATGGCGCCAAGTACAGCAAGGTTCACTTTGCCGCCGCGAATCATGGCAAATGAATCTGCCGAACTGAAGAACGATGAGCCAGGTAAAGAGGTCACGGTCTGCTTGCCTGCGTTGATCAAGTCCGGATCGACCTTGTCATCGCTAGGGAAAGGCCCAATACCCAACAGACCATTTTCTGACTGAAGCCAGACTTCCATATTCTTCGGCACGTAATTGGCAACCAAGGTCGGCAATCCGATGCCCAGATTAACGTAAAAACCGTCCTGCAATTCTTGCCCCGCACGCGCGGCCATTTCATCACGAGTCCATGCCATATTCATTCTCCGATCTTATAGTGTTTTTCTTACTCGAACTCAGCGTCACTGCAGCTTAGCAGGCACTAAAAACGAGACGTCAAGGCTTATTTGCTGACGGTGCGTTGTTCTATTCGCTTTTCCGGCGAGGCATTGACCACGATCCGATGCACAAAGATGCCAGGAGTGTGTACTTCGTCTGGATCAATTTCACCAACTTCGACCAAATGCTCGACCTCTACTACGGTTATTTTTCCGGCCATTGCGATGTTTGGATTGAAATTGCGAGCCGTTTTGTTATACACCAGATTGCCGCTTTTATCTGCCTTGTAAGCCTTAACGAGAGATATATCAGCAACGAGCGAACGCTCCATGATGTATTTCTCACCGTCAAATTCCCGCACTTCCTTGCCTTCGGCGATCAGCGTACCAACACCGGTTTTGGTGAAGAAAGCAGGAATTCCAGATCCGCCGGCACGCAGTTTTTCTGCCAACGTTCCTTGTGGGGTGAACTCCAACTCAAGCTCCCCTGCCAAATATTGCCGTTCAAACTCTTTGTTCTCACCGACATAAGAGGCGATCATTTTCTTGATTTGACGGGTCGTCAACAATTGGCCCAAGCCAAAACCGTCTACGCCCGCGTTATTCGAAATTGCGGTCAAATTTTGGACTCCCGAATCTCGCAGAGCGGCAATGAGGGCCTCAGGGATACCACACAAACCAAAACCGCCTACGGCGACAGTTTGACCGTCACTGACGATACCTGCCAACGCGCTAATCGCGTCAGGATAAACTTTGTTCATACCGCTATCTCCTTTTGAGTTAACTCAGACTATTTTTGCTTTTTATTCGCCTGATAGCATATGATGATCCGTCCGTTCCGACAATACCGTAAAACTACGCAAGGCCAATTACCCATAGGCACTATACGATATTAGGTTCATTACATAAATATGGTATCGGCGCTTGCAACTTACCACATAAAGCGCGCGCCCCCACTCACGACAACATCGGCATGAAGCAGCGCCGATTGCACTTATATACTGCCAATGAATGACTTCCCAGAAATCGATTATCAAGTCATTTTCGAGCACGCGCCAATTGGCATGTGCGTTTCCAAAAATCGTGTAATGCAGGTTTGCAATGCTGCATTGACCAGCATGTTTGGCTATGCGCGCGAGCAACTAAACGGTCAATCTTTTCAGATTCTTTATCCTACACCGGATGAATTTGAACGCACCGGCGCGCGTATCGTACCGATCATGAGCGCAAAAGGGACCTATTCGGATGAACGCATCATGCGTCGCGCAGATGGCGAGCTTTTTTGGTGCCACGTCATCGGTCACACGTTGGTGCCAGAAAACACCCATGCCGCCGGAATCTGGACTTTTGAGGATTTAAGCAGCAAGCGTAAGGCGTCCGCTGAGCTATCGCCACGCGAGCGCGAAATTGCTGCATTATTGGTGGAAGGGAAAACCAGCAAATTAATTGGCAAACAAATCGGGCTCAGCCCGCGTACCGTCGAAATGCATCGTGCCAATCTGATGAAGAAGTTTGCCGCAGCGACCTCGAGCGAGTTGGTCCACCGGTTACTCGGGATGGTGCACGATCATTAATTTAGCGACCAGCTGATTTAAGTCAACAATAAGCGTATTGCGTCTGGCAAAGGTACTGATTTTTCTAATTTAAAATCAATCCACACTAACTTGCCGGATCCCTCTGCAACGATCACTTCGGCGGTATCGACCCGTCGAATCTCATACGTCGTCTGAAAACTGGACCGACCGACCGCACCCAGATAGCAGCAAACCTCAATATCGCCCGGGTACTTGAGCTGACGCAAAAAACTACATTCGGCGTTGATTAAAACGGGACCTTGCGTACCTTCAAAAGGTCGCCCTAATGTTTCCAGCCACTCGATGCGTGCTTGCTCCATATATCTGAAATAAACCGTATTATTCACGTGCCCGATCGCGTCCATATCTCCCCAGCGAATGGCAATTCGACTGCGATGCACTAATTTTCTGCTATCCATTACATTCTTTCGATGAAAAAACTTGGGCCCATCCGGCACAAGCGGAACAGAATCAAAAACTGACAACTGATGCAGGGACGCAACATCCCGCACGCAGAACATGAATCTACACGCTGCACGAATAAGGCAAGTCTAGTATTCTGCCGCAATATCCCTGACAATTAGCACAAACGTTCGAAAATTAAATAGAGGTGAAGAGACAATGACCGAAAACCAGACGCAAAGCAGTCTTGAACAATACGGCCCACGGGAGGCGATGGAGTACGACGTCGTCATCGTCGGCGGTGGTCCTGCTGGATTGGCCGCTGCGATTAGAGTGAAGCAGTTAGCCAACGAAAACGGAAAAGAAGTTTCGGTTTGCGTACTCGAAAAAGGCAGCGAAATCGGTGCCCACATTTTGTCCGGTGCCGTCATGGACCCACAGGCTCTGACGGAATTAATTCCCAATTGGAAAGAACTGGGCGCTCCCCTTAACACTGAAGTCAGTGAAGATAGGTTCCTCTTTTTGACAGCCACCAAAGCGTTCAAGACGCCAAACTGGATGCTGCCATCTTGTTTTCAGAATCACGGAAATTACGTGATTTCGCTCGCTAATGTCGTCCGCTGGATGGGACAACAGGCGGAAACGTTGGGTGTAGACATATTTCCAGGCTTCCCGGCCGCAGAAGTGCTTTACAACGATGACAACTCGGTAAAGGGCGTCGCTACAGGCAATATGGGTATCGGCCGCGACGGCAAACCGACCGATGCGTTCCAGCTGGGGATGGAGCTTCACGCCAAATACACGTTATTCGCTGAAGGTGCGCGCGGCAGTCTGGGCAAACAAATCATTGCCAAATACGATTTGAATAAAGGCAAAGATCCGCAAACTTACGGCTTGGGAATAAAAGAACTTTGGGAAATTGATCCAAAGTTGCACCAACCAGGCCTGGTCGTTCATACCGCAGGCTGGCCGCTGGATACCAAAACCTATGGCGGTTCTTTTCTATATCACCTCGAAAATAATCAAGTGGCAGTCGGCTATGTCGTGGGCCTGTCGTATGAAAATCCGTACATGTCACCTTATGAAGAGTTTCAACGCTATAAAACCCATCCTGAAATCAGCAAATTTTTTGTCGGCGGTAAACGCCTGTCGTATGGCGCACGCGCGATCACAGCTGGCGGTTTGCAATCGCTGCCGAAGTTGACATTTAACGGGGGCGCCCTCATCGGCTGCGAAGCTGGCTTCCTCAACGCCAGCCGCATCAAAGGCAGCCACGCAGCGATCAAGACCGGCATGCTGGCCGCCGACGCAGCCTTCGCAGCTTTAGTTGCCGACCGTCAACATGATGAATTGGTCGATTACGCCATTGCATTCGAAAAATCCTGGTTACATGCGGAGTTGCACAAGGCACGAAACTTCAAGCCCTGGATGAGTAAAGGTTTGTATTTCGGTAGCGTAATGGTCGGTATCGACCAGATCGTGTTCGGTGGTAAGGCCCCCTGGACCTTACATCACACTCACGCCGATCATGAGTGTTTAAAACCGGCGGCAAACTATGCACCGATTAAGTACCCGAAACCGGATGGCAAGCTCACATTCGATCGACTGTCGTCGGTCTTCATTTCAAATACTAACCATGCAGAAGAGCAACCAGCACATTTGACGTTAAAAGACCCATCAGTGCCTGTCAATGTGAATTTGGCCCTGTACGCAGGACCGGAAGCACGCTATTGCCCGGCGGGCGTGTATGAATTTGTGACCAACCCGGATAAAACCGAACGATTACAAATCAATGCGCAGAACTGTGTCCATTGCAAAACCTGCGACATTAAAGATCCTACACAAAATATCGTTTGGGTGACGCCCGAGGGTGGAGGCGGACCGAATTACGCCAATATGTAGCTGTAGCGTTAAATACAGCTTGAAATGATGCCTTCGAGAATCTGCGAACGTAAGGCACCCAACAAGACGGAAAAATAAATTTGCAGCGATTGAATCATGTCGTTCATTTTGCTGCAAATTGCGTCAAACTCTCCTGACTCATTTCTTCGCTCGGGTAAAGCCCGCCTGCGCCTCCTCGGTTTGAATAAACGCTAACCAGTTTCACTCCGAACCGTCGAGCCCGCCCGCGCATTCGCCCTTTCCGCACCTAAATAAATCTGTTATCGCAAACGCTCAACGGACAGCGCACTCACCCATGGCGCTTCCCCGGTAACTTATGGTGTTAAAAATATACTTAATATTTGTCAAAATGTCAGTAAATGTCGATATTCGTAGAAATACCGACGTCTTTTGTTGTCATAATCAGATGTAGTTTTTATATCTATAAAGCTAAATGCCTGCATCAGCAGTGAGTAGAAAATCTACATAAAGCGTCTGTGCTTTATAAAAAGGTTTTCTAAGTCATTACTCGAGAACGTGGTCCAATTTTTCCCGATATCTTTTTATTAATATTATTCGGTCAATTGAACTTACTGCTGTCACATTGGTAGTTTTATGGGGCGCGACCCTGAAAATGCGATAAATACACAAACGAAATTGGTCGATTTAGAGAAGTTGGCGTTCGGGCTTCCATTCGACAAGGCTAACCAGATTTAGCCCAATTTTTAAGTCTTTATCCGTTTCAAAAACTGCCATACGAAACGATCGTAAATATAGAACCCTCCGCGAATAAATTCGCTGAGACAGGTAATAAAGATCGCAGAGCCTCCAGACGTGGGAAGCGAGCGAAATTCAAAAATACGTTTTATTTAGATATCAATAATTCAGTAATTACCCAGTTCTATTAAATGACGGCCGCGAAATTTCACCAAATAATGTTTTAAAAATAACTCGAGGACTTACATGAACACATTGAAACTAGCGCTGCCATTGCTGATAACACTTGCTTACGCTCCTGCACAAGCGGCAATCGGTGCGACCTCGCCATTGTTAGGCTCAAGCTTAAATGGTTTATCGGTTTTTTCCGATACTTACGCCACTACCGGCGCTAATTCGATAGTCTACGGCAGCGTTCTATCCGGCGGCGTCTCAACCACCGGCGCGGGTTCGTCTGTCTTCGGAAACCTGACATCAGTCGGTGCGGCGACTACAGGCGGAGCAGGTTCAAAAGTATCCGGTTATATTCAGTCTGGCGGTGTTTTGACCACTGGCGATAGCTCGCAAATTGGAAGCTTCATTCTGTCCAGTGGTGCGGCTACTATCGGCGCGAATTCGGTTGTTGTCGGTAACATGACATCGGGTGGCGCCGCAACGACTGGAGACTCTTCTAAGGTTGGTGGTTACCTGCTATCTGGCGGTGCAGCTAGTGTCGGGGCGAATTCGATCGTATCAGGAACAGTGGGAGCGGTCGGTGCTATATCCGTATCTGCCAGCGGTAGCACGGGCACGACAAGTACCTTGGCAACAGCGCCTCAGGGAACGTCACAGCTAACCTCCTCAATCAGCGCATCGACAGTTTCGGCAGCGGCACAAGTTGCAGCTGCTCAAACCGCCTTGAATAATTTGGGCCTTGGTACATACCTGGCTCCGGCATCATCGGTGATGACCTCAAACACAACGCTTCTGGCAGGCGTCTACAGTGCGTCAAATTTGACGACAACCGCCAGCACGACTCTCACTCTGGATGGACAAGGTAAGGCCAACCAGTCATGGGTGTTTAATGTCTCTGGCTATCTGACAACTGGTGCCTCTACAAATGTTGTATTGATAAACGCTGGCGTCGGAGACAGCGTTATCTGGAATACCGGGACTTATACAAGTCTGGGCGCCAATTCTACTTTAATCGGTACTGTTCTCTCCAACACTTACATTAGCGTTGGCGCGAATACAAACGTGGCTAGCGTTGGTGTTTCTTGCGGTGGAGTCTTCTCGGCGACATCGTACGTCTCAACTGGCGACGGCGCAAAGATTGGTTCGACCGGTTGTACCGGTAGCGCCTACAATATCGGAAGTGATGGCACAGCGGTACAAATTGTCGCTGTTACCTCCGCAGTTCCAGAGCCAGGAACATACGGCATGATGCTGCTTGGTCTTGGTTTCATCGGCTTTACAGCACGCCGTAAAAAGCAAGGTTAAAAACCTGCAGAAACGGTCTGGTCAAAAAAAAAGCGCCTTCCTGGCGCTTTTTTTATGGGATTCGCTCTCCCAAAATTATCGATGCCTGTTCTTATTTTATCCACTGCCCTGCCACGATCTTCTCGAGCCAAAAAGCCCCAATTATCGTTTTAACGTCGGTTATTTTGCCCTCGCGGACCCACTGCAACACCTCGTCCAGAGGCGCCCTGAACACATCTAGAAATTCACCCTCGTCCAGGCGGCGTTCGCCGGCGGTCAGGCCACGGGCCAGAAAAATTTCTAAATGTTCGTCGGCGTACGCAATCGCATTGTGGATCGTGCAGACATATTGCCAATCAGTAGCGGTGTAACCGGTTTCCTCCTGAAGCTCACGCTTTGCACATGCCAGGTAGTCTTCGTTGGCGTCGATTTTACCCGCAGGAAACTCAATGAAAACACGGCTCAGCGGATAGCGAAACTGACGTTCCAGCAAAACGGTTCCGTCTTCAAATAAAGGTAACACAACCACCGCTCCAGGATGTTTTATGTACTCCCGTACAGTCGGCTTACCATCAGGCAAGGCAACGATATCGCGTTGCACTTTGAGAAAGCTACCATCGTAAGCTAAAGCGCTTTCAATCTGGATTTCTTTTAGATGTTGATCCATGCGAGTGCTCCGGAGGAAAGAGAAAAGCATGCAGATGATGCTGGAAAGGGAAACGAATGTGAGATCACGGCATGGACAATTATGGGTACTGACGAATAGCCTGTTCGACCAGAATTTTTGAGCGCGATGATCGGTGATGACGGCTCACTCTGGCCAAACTTTCTTGAGCCGGCTACCGCAGCAATCACTTACTTGATGCGAGTTCCGGTGCCAAAGTGTTGGTGTGAGAAGCGCTCAGTCATTTGCTGTCATTACCTCTGTATTGAACTCCGAATAATATAGGCCCAAATGCAAACCAAATCGGAAAGCGTACAGTTCGACGTGAAGGGTGGCCTCGTCAAAAGTCAGCACTTCCAACAATTTCGTGTCATTTAATGTCTGATTCGTTACTTGCGTTTTTTACGCAAGTAACGGTGTACATAACCCGGAAACGCGAACACCAAAAACAAACATCCGGTTACTGCGTAAAATTCCCAGTCCTGAGAAAACGTATTGCCAATGCGAGACTCCAGCAAGTAGGCAATGCCGCCAACAACGAAATACCACACAAACAATTCTATCAGGCGCGCCCAGGCTGGCTTTGGAACACCGGCCTTGAACGGGATGATCGCCATCAGGCGTTCGTTGACAAACGGCAGATTAGCGGCGAGCAACGCTAACAGAATGACAACCCAGCTGGACGCAGATACATTCACGCTACTACGACGTCAGTCGGCCGACGAAACTGGCCAGGGAACGAACGATTGCAGCTTGACTTATATCCATCAAGAATCCTGGCCAAATTCCAAGTGCTAATACGGCAAGTCCGTTCAAACTCAATAACACGCGCACATCGCCGTGAGCCTCAATCTTTGACGTATCTTGCGCATCATCGAAATACATTACTTTGATTACACGCAAATAGTAATAAGCGCCAATCAGTGAGAACAGCACTGCTACGATTGAGAGCCAGACTTGCCCTGTACCTAACACAGCGCGCAAGATCGACAGCTTACCGAAGAAACCCAGCAGTGGCGGCACACCTGCGAGCGACAGCATCAATAACAGCATGATGGCCGCAAACCACGGACTGCGTTGATTGAGACCTTTAAAGTCGTCGATATTTTCTGCTTCGAATCCTGAACGCGCCATGAGCATAATCACACCAAAGGTACCCAGCGTGGTCAATACATAGGTGATCGCGTAAAACAATGCGGCACTGTAAGCACTGGTAGCAGAGTACATATTGCCATCAACCACCCCCGACAATAAGCCGAGTAACAGGAAACCCATATGTGAAATAGTCGAATACGCCAACATACGCTTGATATTCGTCTGCGCAATCGCGGTGATGTTACCAATCGCCATCGACAATATCGCCAGAACCATCAGCATTTGCTGCCAGTCAACTGCAAGTAATAATAAACCTTCGACCAACAAGCGGAAACAAATGGCAAAAGCGGCCAATTTCGGTGCGCCTCCCAGCAACAAGGTTACCGCCGTTGGCGCGCCCTGATAGACATCCGGGACCCACATATGAAACGGGACAGCACCCAGCTTGAATGCAAGACCAGCAACCAGAAACACCACACCAAATACCAATGTATTGTGCTGTGTCTCCGTTCCACCGCTGGCAATAGCGCGGGTAACTTCAATTAAATCCAACGAACCGGTCGCGCCGTACAACATCGACATACCGTATAAAAGAAATCCAGAAGCCATTGCCCCCAGCACGAAGTATTTCATCGCCGCTTCAGTGGCGTTAGCGTTGTCACGGCGTA is a genomic window of Glaciimonas sp. PAMC28666 containing:
- the nuoN gene encoding NADH-quinone oxidoreductase subunit NuoN, giving the protein MNNINLIPVYPEIFLLIATSAILLIDMFISDAKRHITYYLTLLVLVVCFGMTLADFNAGATAYTFHNMFVSDPLAHLLKLCSYIAVFATLVYSRRYIGDREMVNNHLGGEFYPLALFALLGQMVMISGNNFLIIYLGLELMSLSLYALVALRRDNANATEAAMKYFVLGAMASGFLLYGMSMLYGATGSLDLIEVTRAIASGGTETQHNTLVFGVVFLVAGLAFKLGAVPFHMWVPDVYQGAPTAVTLLLGGAPKLAAFAICFRLLVEGLLLLAVDWQQMLMVLAILSMAIGNITAIAQTNIKRMLAYSTISHMGFLLLGLLSGVVDGNMYSATSAYSAALFYAITYVLTTLGTFGVIMLMARSGFEAENIDDFKGLNQRSPWFAAIMLLLMLSLAGVPPLLGFFGKLSILRAVLGTGQVWLSIVAVLFSLIGAYYYLRVIKVMYFDDAQDTSKIEAHGDVRVLLSLNGLAVLALGIWPGFLMDISQAAIVRSLASFVGRLTS
- a CDS encoding DUF2818 family protein, which gives rise to MNVSASSWVVILLALLAANLPFVNERLMAIIPFKAGVPKPAWARLIELFVWYFVVGGIAYLLESRIGNTFSQDWEFYAVTGCLFLVFAFPGYVHRYLRKKRK
- a CDS encoding NUDIX domain-containing protein, whose protein sequence is MDQHLKEIQIESALAYDGSFLKVQRDIVALPDGKPTVREYIKHPGAVVVLPLFEDGTVLLERQFRYPLSRVFIEFPAGKIDANEDYLACAKRELQEETGYTATDWQYVCTIHNAIAYADEHLEIFLARGLTAGERRLDEGEFLDVFRAPLDEVLQWVREGKITDVKTIIGAFWLEKIVAGQWIK